Sequence from the Segatella copri genome:
TTCCCACCTTGTACAAATCTTCCAGAATAAGACTGTTGCTCATATCAATGTTCACATCCTGCCTATCCAGGAATAATTTATTAGCAAGTTCATAAAGTGAAGCCAATTCGATATTTACAGATGCATCCTCCTGGATATGAGCAGGTTGAAACTCCAAGGCTCCCATTGCTCTCTTACCGATAAAAGACAGTCTATCCACTGCATTTACCATTTTGGATTGCAGATGATTGGCTTCCATCCATTTCTGGAAGACCACATTTCCCCAATTGTCAGGCAGAGAATCTGCTATGAACTCAGGCAAACCTGCATAAAGTTTTTCTCTGTTTCCAGACATAGGGAAAGTTCTTTGAACATAAACAGAATCCAACGGCGCTACCAATGGTGCAATATTCCATCCATATTGCATAAAATCCTTGTCGAATTGGAAGACAGAGCAGCCCCGCTTGTCGTCCCAAGACAACAAGCCCACATTCTTATCCCATAAATTCACCTGCACAACATTATCTTTCATGTCTTACCCTTTCCTTCTTTTCATTCATTTTCTTCACATGGCTAGGCAGCATTGGCAGTGGCGGCAAGAGTTTCTCTGCTTCCTGCAGGAATCCAATGCTCCTCAACAGAGAAAGAATAGTGCCAAAGCCTATGTTCTTAGCTTCGCCTTTTTCAAACTGGCTAATGGTGAAAATGCTCACACCAGCCTTTACAGCCACCTCTTTCTGAGTGAGATTGCTGAACAGACGATATTGCTTGAATCGTCCTCCTAATTCAGATATAATCTCAGAATTAGACTTTGCCTCTATACCATATTCCGTAATCATGCTGCAAATATAGTTATTTCTTTATTTATCACCAAATATAGGGTTAAATATTTAAATATCTTTAGTTATTAAAAAGAAAAATCGGTATAAAAAATCCGCACAGCCCAGAGAGCCATGCGGATTCTGATATTTAATAAAGCTAGCAATAATCATGTTTGCAGGTTACTTAGCCACCTTGAATACGGCGGCACTAATGCCTGAAGCCTTGATGACATCGGTCTTCTTGCCTGGTTTATATACAACCTTTCCTGTAGAAAGAACAGAAACTGCCTTGCCACCTACAGAGTTGATGTTGAGAGAGGCTGCCTTGGCACCAGGATTCACGACAACAACATACTTCTCATCACCCAAAGTGCGCTCATATACCATCGGATATTCCTGACCCTTCTGGTTCAGGAGCTTCCAATCTCCCTCATTGTCAAGAGCCTTGGCTGAATGACGCAAAGCGGTCAGCTTACGGGTATATGACAACAGAGAATTCTGATCTCCCTGCTGAGCCTCTACGGTCAACTTTCCGTTTTCCGTATCTACAGGGAAGTAGAGTTTATCAGGCGCACTCGTTGAGAAGCCGGCATTCTTGCCCTTGGTCCATTGCATCGGAGTGCGGGTACCAGAGCGCTCATTGCTACCCTCCTTGTTAGGGAGATTCATCTGATACTTCATACCAATCTCATCACCATAATAGATAAATGGAACACCTGGCATGGTGAGGAAGAAGGTCATCGCCACCTTCAGCTGGTCTGGCGTGTTGCGGGTACCGATGTTAGGACGCTGGTAATCGTGGTTAGCAGATGGAACAGCGATGTAGCCGAGATTCTTGGTGGCATTGAAAGCCTTGGTAAAGTTCTCGCTAAATTCCTTAAGCGAACCCTTGCCCTGCTTGTCGAAATAGCAGTTCTGATAGCTCTGCTCCCACTTGCCCCATGGAGTCTTGCGGTCGAAGAACAGAGAGGCATAGCCCTTAAGACCGAAATGGATGTAGAAATCGATGTTGAAGCCGGCAGGAATGGCTTGCTGCGGATTAGCCCACTCAGAAATCAGGACGGTCTCTGGATAATACTTATCCTTCCAGGCACGCATCTCCTTCCAGAGCTTGGAAACCTCCTTCTTGTCGGGGTCGTTCTTGATAAGCGATGACGCCATATCTACACGGAAGCCATCCACACCCTTATCAAACCAGAAAGCCATGATGTTACGTATCTCCCTGCGGACAGCCTGTGGTCCTGGCGCATCTACGCTCTGCTCCCAAGGATGATTTGGGTCTGGATGAGCAAAGCCATAGTTCAAGGCTGGCTGGCACTCGAAGAAATTCTTCTCATAATACTTGGCACGAGGAGCATTCGCCTCCACATATCTGCCTCGGGTACTAGACTCCGGACTTGCCTCCTGATGACGGGCTTCTATTTCTTTCTTCTCACTCTCAGGGATATCATTCATCCAGATATAATAGTCGCTGTAACGCTGGTTAGGATCTTTCTCGGAAGACTCCTTAAACCAGGCACACTTGGTGCTGGAATGTCCTGCCACCAGGTCGAGACAAACCTTCATGCCACGTTTATGGGCCTCATTGACCAATGTAACCAAATCGGTATTGGTACCGAATCGGGGATCCACCTTATAGAAGTCGATGACATCATATCCACCGTCAAACCATCCCGACTCAAAGATCGGATTGAGCCAGAGGGCGTTCACACCCAGCGACTTGATGTAATCCAACTTGGAAGTGATACCCGGCAGGTCGCCAATACCATTGCCATCAGTATCCATA
This genomic interval carries:
- a CDS encoding helix-turn-helix domain-containing protein, whose product is MITEYGIEAKSNSEIISELGGRFKQYRLFSNLTQKEVAVKAGVSIFTISQFEKGEAKNIGFGTILSLLRSIGFLQEAEKLLPPLPMLPSHVKKMNEKKERVRHER
- a CDS encoding alpha-amylase family glycosyl hydrolase is translated as MNKMLLVAALAATTLSAQAEQKKGPAWLSDALFYQIYPSSYMDTDGNGIGDLPGITSKLDYIKSLGVNALWLNPIFESGWFDGGYDVIDFYKVDPRFGTNTDLVTLVNEAHKRGMKVCLDLVAGHSSTKCAWFKESSEKDPNQRYSDYYIWMNDIPESEKKEIEARHQEASPESSTRGRYVEANAPRAKYYEKNFFECQPALNYGFAHPDPNHPWEQSVDAPGPQAVRREIRNIMAFWFDKGVDGFRVDMASSLIKNDPDKKEVSKLWKEMRAWKDKYYPETVLISEWANPQQAIPAGFNIDFYIHFGLKGYASLFFDRKTPWGKWEQSYQNCYFDKQGKGSLKEFSENFTKAFNATKNLGYIAVPSANHDYQRPNIGTRNTPDQLKVAMTFFLTMPGVPFIYYGDEIGMKYQMNLPNKEGSNERSGTRTPMQWTKGKNAGFSTSAPDKLYFPVDTENGKLTVEAQQGDQNSLLSYTRKLTALRHSAKALDNEGDWKLLNQKGQEYPMVYERTLGDEKYVVVVNPGAKAASLNINSVGGKAVSVLSTGKVVYKPGKKTDVIKASGISAAVFKVAK